One genomic segment of Chelonia mydas isolate rCheMyd1 chromosome 1, rCheMyd1.pri.v2, whole genome shotgun sequence includes these proteins:
- the LOC114022535 gene encoding putative olfactory receptor 52P1, giving the protein MEAFNLTPFDPSSFILKGIPDLETAHIWISIPFSTFYIFGLLGNFTLLFVVGKEHTLHKPMYLLLCMLALTDIATSTSIMPKALCIFWFNLKSITLGGCLTQMFFLYMGSMMHSAVLMTMAFDRYVAICNPLRYATILTNARIAKLGLVCLMRAFLFVLPLPLLLSRQPFCASRIIPHTYCEHMAVAKMSCGDITINKMYGVVLVFVIIGLDLTLIALSYGLIIRAVLRIPSKKAHQKALNTCTAHVFVMLISYPTFLFSTLTHRFGQGIAPHVHIILANLYFLLLPTFNPIIYGVKTKELRDKVGKYTCIR; this is encoded by the coding sequence ATGGAAGCTTTCAATCTCACCCCCTTTGACCCCTCATCATTCATCCTAAAAGGCATCCCTGACCTGGAAACTGCCCACatctggatttccatccctttctctacattttacatttttggtcttttgggaaatttcacacttctgtttgttgtaggcaaagagcaTACCCTGCACAAGCCgatgtacctgctgctctgcatgctggcacTTACAGACATTGCCACATCTACTTCCATCATGCCAaaggcactgtgtatattttggttcaatttgaaaaGCATTACTTTGGgtggctgcctcacccagatgttcttccttTACATGGGTTCTATGATGCACTCAGCTGTTCTTATGACAATGGCCTTTGATCGCTATGTTGCCATATGTAACCCCCTGAGATatgccaccatcctcaccaacgCACGAATAGCTAAGCTAGGGCTAGTGTGTTTAATGAGAGCTTTTCTCTttgttctgcccctgcccctgctcctgagcaggcaGCCATTCTGTGCCAGCCGCATTATCCCCCATACGTACTGCGAGCACATGGCTGTGGCAAAGATGTCATGTGGGGACATTACAATCAACAAGATGTACGGCGTGGTGCTAGTGTTTGTAATCATTGGGTTAGATCTCACACTCATTGCCCTATCCTACGGACTGATAATTAGAGCTGTCCTCAGAATCCCTTCTAAGAAAGCCCACCAGAAAGCCCTGAACACCTGCACAGCCCACGTCTTTGTGATGCTGATTTCTTATCCTACCTTCCTCTTTTCCACTCTGACACATCGGTTTGGTCAGGGTATTGCTCCACATGTTCACATCATCTTGGCCAACctctatttcctcctcctccccacattcaatcctatcatttatggggtcaaaaccaaagagcttcgtgACAAAGTGGGCAAATACACCTGTATAAGGTGA
- the LOC114022534 gene encoding olfactory receptor 52N4-like yields MADFNLTPTDFSTFILMGIPGMEAAHVWISIPFSVFYIICLLGNFMLLFLVGKEQSLHKPMYLLLCMLALTDITTSTFVIPKALLIFWFNLKDITVGGCLIQMFFLHAVSIMHSAVLVTMAIDRYVAICNPLRYTTFLTNSRIAKLGLVGLIRAVLFILPLPMLLIRLPFCASRIIPHTYCDHMAVAKISCGDITINRIYGLVMAFVVMGFDLTIIALSYSLIIRAVLRINSKEAHQKALKTCTAHICVMMLAYPVGFFSTLVHRFGHDFAPQVHIILANVYFVIPPMLNPIIYGVKTKELRDKVVKYTYRICSPGTTYFNPA; encoded by the coding sequence ATGGCAGATTTCAACCTCACCCCCACTGACTTTTCAACATTTATTCTAATGGGCATCCCTGGTATGGAAGCTGCCCACGtctggatttccatccctttctctgtGTTCTACATTATCTGCCTGTTGGGAAATTTCATGCTTCTCTTTCTTGTAGGGAAAGAGCAGAGCCTGCACAAGCCgatgtacctgctgctctgcatgctggcacTCACAGATATCACTACGTCTACCTTCGTCATTCCAAAAGCACTGTtgatattttggttcaatttgaaagACATTACTGTGGGTGGCTGTCTCATACAAATGTTCTTCCTTCATGCGGTTTCTATTATGCACTCAGCTGTCCTTGTGACAATGGCCATCGATCGTTACGTTGCTatatgtaaccctctgagatacACCACTTTCCTCACCAATTCACGAATAGCTAAGCTAGGGCTAGTGGGTTTgataagagctgttctcttcattctgcccCTGCCCATGCTCCTAATCAGGCTTCCATTCTGTGCCAGCCGCATTATCCCCCATACATACTGTGACCACATGGCTGTAGCAAAGATATCATGTGGGGACATCACAATCAACAGGATTTATGGTTTGGTAATGGCATTTGTAGTCATGGGGTTTGACCTGACAATCATTGCCCTGTCTTACAGTCTGATCATCAGGGCTGTCCTCAGAATCAACTCTAAGGAAGCTCACCAGAAAGCCCTCAAAACCTGCACAGCCCACATCTGTGTGATGATGCTGGCTTATCCTGTTGGATTCTTCTCCACTCTGGTACACCGGTTTGGCCATGACTTTGCTCCCCAGGTTCACATCATCTTGGCCAATGTCTATTTTGTCATTCCCCCCATGCTCAACCCTATCATTTATGGTGTTAAAACCAAAGAACTTCGTGACAAAGTTGTCAAATACACCTACAGAATATGCTCACCTGGGACAACTTACTTTAACCCGGCCTGA